One Manihot esculenta cultivar AM560-2 chromosome 6, M.esculenta_v8, whole genome shotgun sequence DNA segment encodes these proteins:
- the LOC110617047 gene encoding uncharacterized protein LOC110617047 isoform X1, whose protein sequence is METPKDRCNPSEDNTVAVSVQIAPSVSSNGNNDPSENIPQGHQCEPNANNENNRSSDAFAKGLSTMLASIIRDFDSKAQDTLKSQDYLNCAIDRLARELDQLLEDAPLPFIMQHAAKISGVRKRVSSLNSLLKSIQRRVDNIDLILSVGSLQADN, encoded by the exons ATGGAAACCCCAAAAGACCGCTGCAATCCCAGCGAAGATAACACCGTTGCTGTTTCTGTTCAAATTGCCCCTTCAGTTTCGTCTAATGGAAATAATGATCCCAGTGAAAACATCCCTCAAGGACACCAATGTGAGCCCAATGCCAACAATGAAAACAACAGGAGCAGCGATGCGTTCGCTAAGGGTTTATCTACGATGCTTGCCAGTATTATCAGGGACTTCGATTCTAAAGCTCAGGACACTCTCAAAAGTCAAGACTACCTTAATTGCGCTATAGATCGTCTTGCCAGAG AGCTTGATCAATTGTTAGAAGATGCGCCCTTGCCGTTCATTATGCAGCATGCTGCAAAGATTTCAGGAGTTAGAAAGAGAGTTTCGTCATTGAACTCTCTTCTAAAATCTATACAGCGCCGTGTTGATAATATTGATCTGATTCTATCTGTGGGCTCACTACAAG CAGACAACTAG
- the LOC110617047 gene encoding uncharacterized protein LOC110617047 isoform X2 produces the protein METPKDRCNPSEDNTVAVSVQIAPSVSSNGNNDPSENIPQGHQCEPNANNENNRSSDAFAKGLSTMLASIIRDFDSKAQDTLKSQDYLNCAIDRLARELDQLLEDAPLPFIMQHAAKISGVRKRVSSLNSLLKSIQRRVDNIDLILSVGSLQDN, from the exons ATGGAAACCCCAAAAGACCGCTGCAATCCCAGCGAAGATAACACCGTTGCTGTTTCTGTTCAAATTGCCCCTTCAGTTTCGTCTAATGGAAATAATGATCCCAGTGAAAACATCCCTCAAGGACACCAATGTGAGCCCAATGCCAACAATGAAAACAACAGGAGCAGCGATGCGTTCGCTAAGGGTTTATCTACGATGCTTGCCAGTATTATCAGGGACTTCGATTCTAAAGCTCAGGACACTCTCAAAAGTCAAGACTACCTTAATTGCGCTATAGATCGTCTTGCCAGAG AGCTTGATCAATTGTTAGAAGATGCGCCCTTGCCGTTCATTATGCAGCATGCTGCAAAGATTTCAGGAGTTAGAAAGAGAGTTTCGTCATTGAACTCTCTTCTAAAATCTATACAGCGCCGTGTTGATAATATTGATCTGATTCTATCTGTGGGCTCACTACAAG ACAACTAG